In Burkholderiales bacterium, a genomic segment contains:
- a CDS encoding branched-chain amino acid ABC transporter permease, translating into MDLGFAGQYVLNGVVLGVIYAMVAVGFTLFFGVLDVIKFSHGDVVMAGAFTALAVFGGLQAMDAGHGVMAAMLLALSAMAAMALLGAAVAKFLIIPLKRAPSLNTLLITLMFGLALREAVRLFYPGGSNPKPFPRLLPTEALTWGNFTLRLDSVLLVGIGVGAIVAVHWLIRRTRLGLAIRAVAQDAETAQVMGIDFERVVVLTFALGSALAALAGVANGLYYNEVNFSMGLLLGVIGFSAAVVGGLGSLYGAIIGGFLFAALQTVGAIWFSVPAYKDVFAFACIIALMAWKPTGLIAERSAERV; encoded by the coding sequence ATGGACTTGGGTTTCGCCGGACAGTATGTGCTGAACGGAGTGGTCCTCGGCGTCATCTACGCGATGGTCGCCGTGGGCTTCACGCTGTTCTTCGGGGTGCTGGACGTGATCAAGTTCTCGCACGGCGACGTGGTGATGGCCGGCGCGTTCACCGCGCTCGCCGTATTCGGTGGCCTGCAGGCCATGGACGCGGGTCATGGGGTCATGGCGGCAATGCTGCTCGCGCTCAGCGCAATGGCCGCGATGGCCCTGCTCGGCGCCGCGGTCGCCAAGTTTCTTATCATTCCACTGAAACGCGCGCCCTCGCTCAACACGCTGCTCATCACCCTGATGTTCGGCTTGGCGCTGCGCGAAGCGGTGCGGCTTTTCTATCCAGGCGGCTCGAATCCGAAGCCGTTCCCGCGTCTGTTGCCGACCGAGGCGCTGACTTGGGGTAACTTCACCCTGCGGCTGGACAGCGTGCTGCTGGTCGGTATCGGAGTGGGCGCGATCGTCGCCGTCCACTGGCTGATTCGGCGCACTCGATTGGGATTGGCGATCCGCGCCGTGGCGCAGGACGCCGAAACCGCGCAGGTCATGGGCATCGATTTCGAGCGCGTGGTTGTGCTGACTTTCGCCCTGGGTTCGGCACTGGCCGCGCTCGCCGGCGTGGCAAACGGCCTGTACTACAACGAAGTGAACTTCAGCATGGGTCTTCTGCTCGGCGTGATCGGTTTCAGCGCCGCCGTCGTCGGCGGCCTGGGCAGCCTATACGGGGCGATCATCGGCGGGTTTCTGTTCGCGGCTCTGCAAACGGTCGGTGCGATCTGGTTTTCCGTGCCGGCTTACAAGGACGTTTTTGCCTTTGCCTGCATCATCGCGCTGATGGCGTGGAAGCCGACCGGGCTGATCGCCGAGCGCAGCGCCGAGCGCGTATGA
- the atpD gene encoding F0F1 ATP synthase subunit beta: MTQASGTIVQCIGAVIDIEFPREAMPRVYDALVLEDSGDTSLAEKGLTFEVEQQLGDGVVRCIALGSSDGLRRGMKVRSTGAPISVPVGHGTLGRIMDVLGRPIDEAGPIKADERRPIHQPAPQFVELSPSVELLETGIKVIDLICPFAKGGKIGLFGGAGVGKTVNMLELINNIAKQHSGLSVFAGVGERTREGNDFYHEMSEAGVIKLDNLGESKVAMVFGQMNEAPGNRLRVALSGLTMAEKFRDEGRDILFFVDNIYRYTLAGTEVSALLGRMPSAVGYQPTLAEEMGKLQERIVSTKVGSITSVQAIYVPADDLTDPSPATTFGHLDATVVLSRDIAALGIYPAVDPLDSTSRQVDPNIIGEEHYNTTRAVQATLQRYKELRDIIAILGMDELSPEDKLAVARARKIQRFLSQPFHVAEVFTGTPGKFVPLKDTIRGFKMIVNGECDQLPEQAFYMVGGIEEAFEKAKTLQ; encoded by the coding sequence ATGACACAAGCAAGCGGAACCATCGTTCAGTGCATCGGTGCGGTGATCGACATCGAATTTCCGCGCGAGGCGATGCCCAGGGTTTACGACGCGCTGGTGCTGGAGGATTCCGGCGACACCAGCCTGGCGGAGAAGGGACTGACTTTCGAAGTCGAGCAGCAGCTGGGCGATGGCGTCGTGCGCTGCATCGCGCTCGGCTCCAGCGACGGGCTGCGGCGCGGAATGAAGGTCAGGAGCACCGGGGCGCCGATCTCGGTACCGGTGGGCCACGGCACTCTGGGCCGCATCATGGACGTGCTGGGCCGGCCGATCGACGAAGCCGGGCCGATCAAGGCCGACGAACGGCGGCCGATTCACCAGCCCGCGCCGCAGTTCGTGGAACTGTCGCCCTCGGTGGAATTGCTCGAGACCGGGATCAAGGTCATCGACCTGATCTGCCCATTTGCCAAGGGGGGCAAGATCGGACTGTTCGGCGGCGCCGGCGTGGGCAAGACGGTGAACATGCTGGAGCTGATCAACAATATCGCCAAGCAGCACTCGGGCCTGTCGGTGTTCGCGGGGGTGGGCGAGCGCACCCGCGAAGGCAATGACTTCTACCATGAAATGTCCGAGGCCGGCGTCATCAAGCTCGACAACCTGGGCGAGTCGAAAGTGGCCATGGTCTTCGGCCAGATGAACGAGGCGCCGGGCAACCGCCTGCGCGTGGCGCTCTCCGGACTGACCATGGCGGAGAAGTTCCGCGACGAGGGCCGCGACATTCTCTTTTTCGTCGACAACATCTACCGCTACACGTTGGCCGGTACCGAGGTCTCGGCTCTGCTTGGCCGGATGCCCTCGGCGGTGGGGTATCAGCCCACGCTCGCCGAAGAGATGGGCAAGCTCCAGGAACGCATCGTGTCGACCAAGGTGGGCTCGATCACCTCGGTGCAGGCGATCTACGTGCCGGCGGACGATCTGACCGATCCCTCGCCGGCCACGACGTTCGGGCACTTGGACGCCACCGTAGTGCTCTCGCGCGACATTGCCGCGCTCGGCATCTATCCGGCCGTGGATCCACTCGACTCCACCTCGCGCCAGGTCGATCCCAACATCATCGGCGAGGAGCACTACAACACCACGCGCGCGGTACAGGCCACGCTGCAGCGCTACAAGGAGCTGCGCGACATCATCGCCATCCTCGGGATGGACGAGCTCTCCCCGGAAGACAAGCTGGCGGTGGCGCGCGCGCGCAAGATCCAGCGCTTTCTGTCCCAGCCTTTCCACGTGGCCGAGGTGTTCACCGGTACGCCGGGCAAGTTCGTGCCGCTGAAGGATACGATCCGCGGGTTCAAGATGATCGTCAACGGCGAATGCGATCAGTTGCCGGAGCAGGCCTTCTACATGGTGGGCGGTATCGAGGAAGCCTTCGAAAAGGCGAAGACGCTGCAGTGA
- a CDS encoding ABC transporter ATP-binding protein, with product MVTQALLQVRGLTVRFGGLTALDAFDFELEQGEMVGLIGPNGSGKTTFFNALTGIYRPAAGEIHLHGRAITGLPPQRIYQAGVTRTFQRLRLALQLSVFDNLMIGNHRRLDHGLLGNLIGRRRLRRQIEHNVAQARALLERFSAPLARRLFDPVSQLPMIDRRRVEVCRALISEPAILLLDEPSAGMTHEETRALMDDLLACRERLPRLAMVLIEHEMGVIERVTDRCVVLNYGQTIARGTYRDVAADPKVRAAYLGED from the coding sequence ATGGTGACACAAGCGTTGCTTCAGGTGCGGGGCCTGACCGTCCGTTTCGGCGGCCTGACCGCGCTCGATGCCTTCGACTTCGAGCTGGAGCAGGGAGAAATGGTCGGGCTGATCGGCCCGAACGGCTCGGGCAAGACGACGTTTTTCAACGCTCTCACCGGCATCTATCGGCCGGCGGCCGGAGAGATCCACCTGCACGGCCGCGCGATCACGGGACTGCCGCCGCAGCGCATCTACCAGGCTGGGGTGACGCGCACGTTCCAACGCCTCCGACTCGCGCTGCAACTGTCGGTGTTCGACAATTTGATGATCGGCAACCATCGTCGTCTGGACCACGGACTGCTCGGCAACCTGATCGGCCGGCGCCGGCTGAGGCGGCAGATCGAGCACAACGTCGCCCAAGCCCGCGCGTTGCTGGAGCGCTTCAGCGCGCCGCTCGCTCGCCGGCTGTTCGATCCGGTGTCGCAGCTGCCGATGATCGATCGCCGCCGGGTCGAAGTTTGTCGGGCACTGATCAGCGAGCCTGCGATTTTGCTGCTGGACGAGCCCTCGGCCGGGATGACGCACGAGGAAACGCGCGCCCTGATGGACGACTTGCTCGCGTGCCGGGAGCGCCTGCCGCGGCTCGCCATGGTCTTGATCGAGCACGAGATGGGCGTGATCGAGCGCGTGACCGATCGGTGCGTCGTGCTCAACTACGGCCAGACCATCGCGCGCGGGACTTATCGGGACGTGGCCGCCGATCCCAAGGTGCGCGCCGCCTACCTGGGCGAAGACTGA
- the atpA gene encoding F0F1 ATP synthase subunit alpha yields MQLNPSEISELIKSKIQDLAAAAEARTQGTVVSVTDGICRIHGLSDAMQGEMLEFPRNTYGLALNLERDSVGAVVLGDYQHITEGDVVKCTGRILEVPVGMGLIGRVVNALGQPIDGKGPINAEETDVIEKVAPGVIWRKSVSQPVQTGLKAIDSMVPIGRGQRELIIGDRQTGKTAVAVDTIINQKGKDLFCIYVAIGQKASTIANVVRKLEEHGAMSYTIVVAASASESAAMQYIAPYAGCTMGEYFRDRGMDALIIYDDLTKQAWAYRQISLLLRRPPGREAYPGDVFYLHSRLLERAARVNEQYVERFTKGAVKGKTGTLTALPIIETQAGDVSAFVPTNVISITDGQIFLETDLFNAGIRPAINAGISVSRVGGAAQTKIMKRKDTGGGVRLALAQYRELAAFAQFASDLDEATRRQLERGRRVMELMKQPQYQPLQVWEMALTLFAVNNGFFDDIDVKKALAAEKSMRDYLKGKYADLVKRMEEKKDLSGEDEKALTAAIQDWKKNGSY; encoded by the coding sequence ATGCAGTTGAATCCGTCCGAGATCAGCGAACTGATCAAGAGCAAGATCCAGGATCTTGCCGCCGCTGCAGAGGCCCGCACCCAGGGCACCGTGGTATCGGTTACCGATGGCATTTGCCGCATCCACGGTCTGTCCGACGCGATGCAGGGCGAGATGCTCGAGTTCCCGCGCAACACCTACGGACTCGCGCTGAATCTGGAGCGCGACTCGGTCGGCGCCGTGGTCCTCGGCGATTACCAGCACATCACCGAAGGCGACGTCGTGAAGTGCACGGGGCGCATTCTCGAAGTGCCGGTGGGCATGGGCCTGATCGGGCGGGTGGTCAACGCGCTCGGCCAGCCGATCGACGGCAAGGGCCCGATCAACGCCGAGGAAACCGACGTCATCGAAAAGGTCGCCCCCGGCGTGATCTGGCGCAAGTCGGTCTCGCAACCGGTACAGACCGGGCTGAAGGCGATCGACTCGATGGTGCCGATCGGGCGCGGCCAGCGAGAGCTCATCATCGGAGATCGCCAGACCGGCAAGACGGCGGTCGCGGTGGACACCATCATCAACCAGAAGGGCAAGGACCTGTTCTGCATCTACGTGGCGATCGGCCAGAAGGCCTCCACCATCGCCAACGTGGTGCGCAAGCTCGAAGAGCACGGCGCCATGAGCTACACCATCGTGGTGGCTGCCTCCGCATCGGAGTCCGCGGCGATGCAATACATCGCTCCCTATGCGGGCTGCACGATGGGCGAGTACTTCCGCGATCGCGGAATGGACGCGCTGATCATCTACGATGACCTGACAAAGCAGGCGTGGGCCTATCGCCAGATTTCGCTGCTCCTGCGCCGCCCGCCCGGGCGCGAAGCCTATCCGGGCGACGTGTTCTACCTGCACTCGCGGCTGCTGGAGCGGGCGGCCCGCGTGAACGAGCAGTACGTCGAGCGCTTCACCAAGGGCGCGGTCAAGGGCAAGACGGGGACGCTCACTGCGCTGCCCATCATCGAGACGCAAGCAGGCGACGTGTCGGCGTTCGTGCCGACGAACGTGATCTCGATCACCGATGGCCAGATCTTTCTCGAGACCGATCTGTTCAACGCCGGCATCCGCCCGGCGATCAACGCCGGCATCTCCGTGTCGCGCGTGGGCGGCGCGGCACAGACCAAGATCATGAAGCGCAAGGACACCGGCGGCGGCGTGCGTCTGGCGCTCGCGCAGTATCGCGAGCTGGCCGCGTTCGCGCAGTTCGCGTCGGACCTGGACGAGGCTACGCGCAGACAGCTCGAACGCGGCCGCCGGGTAATGGAACTCATGAAGCAGCCGCAGTATCAGCCGCTGCAGGTCTGGGAGATGGCGTTGACCCTGTTCGCGGTGAACAACGGCTTCTTCGACGATATCGACGTGAAGAAGGCGCTGGCCGCTGAGAAATCGATGCGCGACTATTTGAAGGGCAAGTACGCAGACCTCGTCAAGCGCATGGAGGAGAAGAAGGACCTGTCCGGCGAGGACGAAAAGGCCTTGACGGCGGCGATCCAGGACTGGAAGAAGAACGGTTCGTACTGA
- a CDS encoding F0F1 ATP synthase subunit B, producing the protein MNINATLFGQMLWFALFIWLTMKFIWPYLQKAMHERQKQIADGLAAAERGRQDLELAAKRSAELLQQARDQAGEIIAQAEKRAAQVIEEARANAKAEGERIVAAAKAEIQQEANRAREQLRTQVAALALAGAEKILRREVDARAHAQLLRGLEAELR; encoded by the coding sequence GTGAACATCAACGCTACTCTGTTCGGCCAGATGCTGTGGTTTGCCCTGTTCATCTGGCTCACGATGAAGTTCATCTGGCCGTATCTGCAGAAGGCCATGCACGAGCGCCAAAAGCAGATTGCGGACGGCCTGGCCGCGGCAGAGCGCGGTCGTCAGGACCTCGAGCTCGCCGCGAAGCGTTCCGCGGAACTGCTGCAGCAGGCGCGCGACCAGGCCGGCGAGATCATCGCCCAGGCAGAGAAGCGCGCGGCGCAGGTCATCGAAGAGGCGCGCGCCAACGCCAAGGCCGAGGGCGAGCGCATCGTGGCCGCGGCCAAAGCCGAGATCCAGCAGGAAGCCAACCGCGCGCGCGAACAGCTGCGCACCCAGGTGGCTGCGCTGGCGCTGGCCGGAGCGGAAAAGATCTTGCGCCGCGAAGTTGACGCCAGGGCACACGCCCAACTGCTTCGAGGCCTGGAAGCCGAGCTCAGGTAA
- a CDS encoding F0F1 ATP synthase subunit delta: MAELVTIARPYAEAVFALAKERGELPKWSEMLALMAGVYTDPQTQAALANPKVTTADVERIMLSVCGERIDGAARNLIQVLAHNHRLPALPHIRELYEHLRADDEGVVEARISSAFPLDDGQLEQIVRLLSRRYQKQISPTVSIDPELIGGVRIQVGDKVWDASVRGKLQKMAAALTK, encoded by the coding sequence ATGGCTGAGTTGGTCACGATCGCGCGGCCCTATGCGGAGGCGGTGTTCGCTCTGGCCAAGGAGCGGGGCGAGCTGCCCAAATGGTCCGAGATGCTGGCGCTCATGGCCGGCGTCTATACCGATCCGCAGACGCAGGCGGCGCTCGCCAATCCCAAGGTCACCACCGCCGACGTCGAAAGAATCATGCTGTCGGTGTGCGGCGAGCGCATCGACGGCGCGGCGCGCAACCTGATCCAGGTGCTGGCCCACAACCACCGGTTGCCAGCACTGCCCCACATCCGTGAGCTCTACGAGCACCTGCGCGCCGACGACGAAGGCGTGGTGGAAGCCAGGATCAGCAGCGCTTTCCCTCTGGATGACGGCCAGCTCGAGCAGATCGTGCGGCTCCTGTCCAGGCGCTATCAGAAGCAAATCAGTCCGACCGTATCCATCGATCCCGAACTGATCGGCGGCGTCCGAATCCAGGTCGGGGACAAGGTCTGGGACGCCTCGGTGCGCGGCAAGTTGCAGAAAATGGCCGCGGCCCTCACGAAATAG
- a CDS encoding F0F1 ATP synthase subunit epsilon has product MANTIHVDVVSAEESIFSGEAEFVVLPGEAGELGIYPRHTPLITRIKPGAVRIQPAGGGEESLIFVAGGILEVQPSVVTVLADTAIRGHDLDEAKALEAQKRAEEALRSAKDKQEVATVEAELAMLAAQLAAIRKLRKK; this is encoded by the coding sequence ATGGCCAACACCATCCACGTCGACGTGGTGAGTGCGGAGGAGTCCATCTTCTCCGGCGAAGCGGAATTCGTCGTGCTGCCGGGCGAGGCCGGGGAGCTGGGCATCTATCCGCGGCACACGCCGCTGATCACACGGATCAAGCCCGGCGCTGTGCGCATTCAGCCGGCGGGCGGCGGAGAGGAGAGCCTGATCTTCGTGGCTGGCGGGATTCTGGAGGTGCAGCCCTCGGTCGTGACGGTGCTGGCCGATACCGCGATCCGCGGTCACGATCTGGACGAGGCCAAGGCGCTGGAAGCGCAAAAGCGCGCCGAGGAAGCGCTGCGCAGCGCCAAGGACAAGCAGGAGGTGGCCACCGTCGAGGCCGAACTCGCCATGCTCGCGGCACAACTGGCGGCGATCCGCAAGCTGCGCAAGAAATAG
- a CDS encoding branched-chain amino acid ABC transporter permease, which produces MRSAGAPPAFWPLGVAAPACGLFVVLFLWLEAQWEIALLALLLVAGLLAAGRLGFIARVQATADARPRLALISVLIVALGGMAVLHGQHFALLMLATVALYITVCLGLTLQFGYAGVVNFAGAAFFGIGAYSAAVLAQHTGLPHLLILPAGGLLAALIGSLLILPMLRTRGHYAALITIAFGILFRTFLEVNDALGGPQGLKVPGLQVAGWSFNDPIPLGAEREASFYFGYTLAALALALAAYVMVKRIERSWIGLSLDAVRSDEIAASAFGIDVARWKILAFTAGNLLAGMAGALYAMMAGFVAPASFTFGDSLLLVAIVLLGGSGNPLGVVPAALLVVVLPEKLQVIQEYRLLLFAALVIVILRFRPEGLLPRRMRQYFPGWRRW; this is translated from the coding sequence ATGAGGTCAGCCGGCGCGCCCCCGGCATTCTGGCCGCTGGGGGTCGCGGCCCCTGCTTGCGGGCTGTTCGTGGTGCTATTCCTGTGGCTGGAGGCGCAGTGGGAGATCGCGCTGCTGGCGCTTCTGCTGGTGGCCGGGTTGCTGGCCGCCGGGCGCCTGGGCTTCATCGCGCGCGTGCAAGCGACGGCCGACGCGCGCCCGCGCCTGGCGCTGATCAGTGTCCTGATCGTTGCGCTCGGTGGGATGGCGGTGCTGCACGGCCAGCATTTCGCGTTGCTGATGCTGGCGACCGTGGCGCTCTACATCACAGTGTGTCTGGGACTTACGCTGCAATTCGGCTACGCGGGCGTGGTGAATTTCGCAGGCGCCGCGTTCTTTGGTATCGGGGCCTACAGCGCCGCCGTGCTGGCGCAGCACACCGGTCTGCCTCACTTGCTGATTCTTCCGGCTGGCGGTCTGCTGGCGGCCCTGATCGGCTCTCTGCTCATCCTGCCGATGTTGCGCACCCGTGGCCACTATGCCGCGTTGATCACGATTGCCTTCGGCATTTTGTTTCGCACGTTTCTCGAGGTGAACGACGCGCTGGGCGGCCCGCAGGGGCTCAAAGTTCCGGGGTTGCAGGTTGCTGGCTGGTCGTTCAATGACCCGATTCCATTGGGAGCGGAGCGCGAGGCCTCGTTTTACTTCGGCTACACGCTGGCCGCGCTTGCGCTGGCCTTGGCGGCTTATGTGATGGTCAAGCGCATCGAACGTTCTTGGATCGGGTTGAGCCTGGATGCCGTGCGCAGCGACGAGATCGCGGCATCCGCCTTCGGCATCGACGTCGCGCGCTGGAAGATCCTCGCCTTCACGGCCGGCAATCTGCTGGCCGGGATGGCCGGCGCCCTCTACGCGATGATGGCCGGCTTCGTCGCGCCCGCCAGTTTCACCTTCGGCGATTCGCTGCTGCTGGTGGCGATCGTGCTGCTCGGTGGCAGCGGCAATCCACTGGGTGTCGTTCCCGCCGCGCTGCTGGTCGTGGTGCTGCCGGAAAAGCTGCAGGTGATCCAGGAATATCGACTGCTGCTGTTTGCGGCCCTGGTGATCGTGATCCTGCGCTTTCGGCCCGAGGGCCTGCTGCCGAGGCGCATGCGCCAATACTTTCCCGGCTGGCGGCGATGGTGA
- a CDS encoding ABC transporter ATP-binding protein, which translates to MSAGLVLEDVVAGYDQADVLAGVSLQVRPGTITCLLGANGAGKTTLIRAVLGLTPARAGRIVFDGREITRLSTHEIIRLGIACVPEGRRVFPAMTVEENLRVGAYREDDKARIAQRLAQVYAIFPRLKERAAQLAGTLSGGEQAMLSIGRGMMSAPRLLIFDEPSLGLSPLYVKENFNVIRRINDSGITVLLVEQNVRRTLEVAHRGYVLAQGRIVAQGEAGALRDDPQVRAAYFGH; encoded by the coding sequence GTGAGCGCAGGGCTCGTGCTCGAAGACGTGGTGGCGGGCTATGATCAGGCCGACGTGCTGGCCGGCGTTTCTCTGCAGGTGCGGCCGGGCACGATCACCTGTCTGCTGGGGGCCAACGGTGCCGGCAAGACCACGCTCATCCGCGCGGTGCTCGGACTGACCCCTGCGCGAGCGGGGCGGATCGTGTTCGACGGACGCGAGATCACCCGACTTTCGACCCACGAGATCATTCGGCTGGGCATTGCCTGCGTGCCAGAAGGGCGGCGCGTCTTTCCGGCCATGACGGTAGAGGAAAATCTCCGGGTGGGCGCTTATCGGGAAGACGACAAGGCCCGTATCGCGCAGCGGCTGGCGCAGGTCTATGCCATTTTCCCGAGACTCAAAGAGCGCGCCGCGCAGCTCGCGGGGACCCTGTCGGGCGGTGAACAGGCGATGCTGTCGATTGGGCGCGGGATGATGTCCGCCCCGCGGCTGCTCATCTTCGACGAGCCTTCGCTCGGCCTTTCGCCGCTGTACGTGAAGGAGAATTTCAACGTAATCCGCCGCATCAACGACAGCGGCATCACGGTGCTGCTGGTGGAGCAGAATGTGCGCCGGACGCTCGAGGTGGCTCACCGCGGCTACGTGCTGGCGCAGGGACGGATCGTCGCACAGGGCGAGGCCGGCGCGCTCAGGGACGATCCGCAAGTGCGTGCGGCCTACTTCGGTCACTGA
- the atpG gene encoding F0F1 ATP synthase subunit gamma, whose product MAGTKEIRAKIRSVQNTRKITKAMEMVAASKMRKAQERMRTARPYSEKIRNVAAHISHANPEYRHPFLIERDTVKRVGVIVVTTDKGLCGALNTNVLRLLLNQYKEWQAEGEAIDVCCIGTKGLSFMQRLGANIASQVTGLGDRPRLEQLIGAVKVMLDGYTQDRFDRVVLFYTRFINTMKQEPVMEQLLPLSGERLGVPEGSWDYIYEPEAKTVLDQVLMRYVEALIYQAVAENMASEQSARMVAMKAASDNAANLIDELTLIYNKSRQAAITKELAEIVGGAAAV is encoded by the coding sequence ATGGCAGGCACCAAGGAGATTCGAGCCAAGATCCGCAGCGTGCAGAACACGCGCAAGATCACCAAGGCCATGGAAATGGTCGCGGCCTCCAAGATGCGCAAGGCCCAGGAGCGCATGCGCACGGCGCGGCCCTATTCGGAGAAGATCCGCAACGTCGCGGCGCACATATCGCACGCCAATCCGGAATACCGCCATCCGTTCCTGATCGAGCGCGACACGGTCAAGCGCGTGGGCGTGATTGTCGTGACCACAGACAAGGGTCTGTGCGGCGCGCTAAACACCAACGTGCTGCGGCTGCTGCTCAACCAGTACAAGGAGTGGCAGGCAGAGGGCGAGGCGATCGACGTCTGCTGCATCGGCACCAAGGGCCTGAGCTTCATGCAGCGCCTGGGCGCCAACATTGCCTCTCAGGTTACCGGGCTGGGCGACCGGCCGCGGCTCGAGCAGCTGATCGGTGCGGTCAAGGTGATGCTGGACGGCTACACGCAAGATCGCTTCGATCGCGTCGTGCTGTTCTATACGCGCTTCATCAACACGATGAAGCAGGAGCCGGTGATGGAGCAGTTGCTGCCCCTGAGCGGAGAACGGCTCGGGGTGCCGGAGGGATCGTGGGACTATATCTACGAGCCCGAGGCCAAGACGGTCCTCGACCAGGTGCTGATGCGCTACGTGGAGGCGCTCATCTACCAGGCGGTCGCGGAGAACATGGCCTCGGAGCAGTCGGCACGGATGGTCGCGATGAAGGCCGCTTCGGACAATGCGGCCAACCTGATCGACGAGCTGACGCTGATTTACAACAAGTCGCGGCAGGCCGCCATCACCAAGGAGCTGGCCGAGATCGTCGGGGGGGCCGCGGCGGTCTGA
- a CDS encoding branched-chain amino acid ABC transporter substrate-binding protein — protein sequence MAGAAPAKQTVRIAFIGPLTGGVAANGLGGRNSADLAVRLRNAEPGAKYRYELLVLDDECKPNIGVQVATKAAADRKVIAAVAHYCSTVAMGTVDVYHRFGLPVVVWGAVLPDITYKNDFDEVHRVNGTMINQNEVAAQFMTGLKYRRWALIHDTTDYGKGHNRYFSEALRKHGGQILGTFPVGADQQDFNAELTKIKELRPEVIYFGGLTPIGVRIRSQMDRLGIKAAFQGTSGIVSDAFIEGLGPLAEGTLAFREGAPAEKLPGGKVFLEQYARHNYGEPPEAYGPFAFAAANLIMDAIEKVGPDRRKVVKELNATRDRDSIVGKITFDDHGQNSVPLITKFVVQDGRWAVWEDSEYAKGRRKLPRP from the coding sequence ATGGCGGGTGCGGCGCCCGCGAAGCAGACCGTGCGCATCGCGTTCATCGGGCCGCTGACCGGTGGGGTCGCGGCAAACGGGCTGGGCGGGCGCAACTCCGCGGATCTCGCAGTGCGGCTTCGCAACGCCGAGCCCGGAGCGAAGTATCGCTACGAGCTCCTGGTGCTGGACGACGAGTGCAAACCCAACATCGGCGTGCAGGTTGCGACCAAGGCGGCGGCGGATCGCAAGGTGATCGCGGCCGTCGCGCATTACTGTTCGACCGTGGCGATGGGGACCGTGGATGTCTATCACCGCTTCGGGCTGCCGGTCGTCGTCTGGGGGGCAGTGTTGCCCGACATCACTTACAAGAACGACTTCGACGAAGTGCATCGCGTCAACGGCACGATGATCAATCAGAACGAGGTGGCCGCACAGTTCATGACCGGACTGAAGTACCGGCGCTGGGCGCTGATCCACGACACCACCGATTACGGCAAGGGGCACAACCGCTATTTCTCCGAGGCGCTGCGCAAACACGGCGGGCAGATCCTCGGCACTTTCCCGGTCGGGGCCGATCAGCAGGACTTCAACGCCGAACTCACCAAGATCAAGGAGCTCAGGCCGGAAGTGATCTATTTCGGCGGACTGACCCCGATCGGCGTGCGTATCCGCTCGCAGATGGACCGGCTCGGTATCAAGGCGGCTTTCCAGGGTACCTCAGGCATTGTCTCGGATGCCTTCATCGAAGGACTCGGCCCGCTGGCCGAGGGCACGCTCGCGTTCCGGGAAGGAGCGCCAGCCGAGAAGCTGCCCGGCGGCAAGGTCTTTCTCGAGCAGTATGCCCGGCATAACTATGGTGAGCCGCCGGAAGCCTACGGGCCGTTTGCCTTCGCCGCCGCGAATCTCATCATGGATGCGATCGAGAAAGTGGGTCCCGATCGGCGCAAGGTAGTCAAGGAGCTGAATGCCACGCGCGATCGCGACTCCATCGTCGGCAAGATCACCTTCGACGATCACGGTCAGAACAGCGTCCCGCTGATTACCAAGTTTGTCGTCCAGGATGGCAGGTGGGCCGTGTGGGAGGACAGCGAATACGCGAAGGGCCGGCGCAAACTGCCGCGTCCCTGA